The proteins below come from a single Metarhizium brunneum chromosome 1, complete sequence genomic window:
- the GHITM gene encoding Growth hormone-inducible transmembrane protein, with protein sequence MSFTLSVRQSPLRLAQRLPELSKTALRSAAPVRSLHTPAKPTTNFFTSRVSSIAARNAFARGSGRSYYQEATQRASSGTGMRKLLVGGAIFGGTLVAINAVFNRETRDDGGMPLYEREYLNNTFLHTGLGIGIIGLTARQMVQSGFVYRLMVTNPWVVGLGGLALSFATMIGTRSISPDNYVPKYALWTAFNATQAAFVAPLLAFVPVPLLARAGLYTAAMMGALSIVGATAKQEKYLYIGGPLLAGAAIVAVSGFAPLLIPATAVRTLAFTENIWLYGGLAVFGGFTLYDVQKVLYHARMAQAGLMKRDPVNESISLELDFLNIFVRMVQILMMNQNRRK encoded by the exons ATGTCGTTCACTCTAAGTGTACGGCAAAGCCCTCTGCGCCTGGCGCAACGGCTGCCCGAACTCTCCAAGACTGCGTTGCGATCTGCCGCGCCTGTCCGAAGCCTCCACACGCCCGCCAAGCCCACGACCAACTTCTTCACGTCGCGCGTCTCGTCAATCGCCGCCCGGAATGCCTTTGCCCGCGGCAGCGGCCGCTCATACTACCAGGAGGCTACGCAACGGGCCTCCAGCGGTACTGGTATGCGAAAGCTGCTGGTGGGCGGTGCCATATTCGGCGGTACTCTTGTGGCCATCAATGCTGTTTTCAACCGCGAGACGAGAGACGATGGCGGCATGCCGCTGTACGAGCGGGAGTACCTGAACAACACCTTCTTGCATACGGGATTGGGTATCGGTATCATTGGTTTGACGGCGAGGCAGATGGTTCAGAGTGGATTCGTCTACCGGTTGATGGTGACGAACCCTTGGGTCGTGGGATTGGGTGGTTTGGCACTGAGCTTTGCCACCATGATTGGAACTCGTTCCATCAGCCCTGACAA CTACGTCCCCAAGTACGCTCTCTGGACCGCTTTCAACGCCACGCAAGCCGCCTTCGTCGCCCCTCTCCTGGCATTCGTTCCGGTACCTCTCCTCGCTCGCGCTGGCCTCTAcaccgccgccatgatgggtGCGCTCTCTATTGTTGGTGCGACCGCCAAGCAAGAGAAGTACCTGTACATTGGCGGCCCTCTCCTGGCtggtgctgccattgtcgccgtCTCTGGTTTCGCTCCGCTGCTCATCCCTGCCACGGCTGTCCGCACGCTGGCATTCACTGAGAACATCTGGCTGTACGGTGGattggccgtctttggcggctttACGCTGTATGATGTTCAAAAGGTGCTGTACCACGCGCGTATGGCGCAGGCTGGCCTGATGAAGCGCGACCCGGTGAACGAGAGTATCTCATTGGAGCTGGACTTTTTGAACATTTTCGTGCGCATGGTTCAGATCTTGATGATGAACCAGAACCGCCGAAAGTAA
- the nit-4_1 gene encoding Nitrogen assimilation transcription factor nit-4 — MSSAKATKKSAFSCEPCRRRKVKCGGEQPICQRCAARNDECIYKLNPTLSYTQRLEGRIKELEDQVANLTKSPPSLAGSSHSSPPVSGVQDVSSQTSRHASDEQGISRSFRSLKIDDKGSITYHGATSFFNLPSDRTGPGPSDMPFLNPSSSDTDLQRRERLIHNAWHQRAMENLNEVPEPFQYLLNVHWCWIQPLFNFIYRPVFTRDMQSMGPYYSHTLLNAVISHSIRWGRSDPSTKRLLDDSYHGGLVFGKHARSMLFEELNNGVCTIPTIQTLLLLSAQECSQGNSTQAWTYSGIAFRLLDHLGICVDSQRFPGPVPLGDEELEIRRRIYWGCYFWDKLICLYLGRSPSLQHTNISPSHIMFDDSAENDLWVPFGIPQTDPTWKYPPTTAHSASCFMSMCRLAVIFNEILIHMYDPLSQNTDAEIQECLNSQEPLLHQWWDQLPVHLKINPISLPNLAPPSHIVTLNCLYHAFKILLFRPMITGRGQRECEGPSPVQRYLVESVTSATSIMAIFDLFCRTFTINYCVLSLAYCVYIASSIFLLQVQAAPDDQQAMRKLTYCIQCLQQVRQISPVIASALNNINKELTAVGITVGSSMQQSPQAQPSLSTGSSAPLPSGTYQTSADIGRQIPIPSHPVYQPSFSHNFGPDAMSMEPGVFEAMSTLEPLSIRVGTIPESENPPSFG, encoded by the exons TCAGCGGTGTGCTGCTCGCAATGATGAATGCATTTACAAGCT AAATCCAACATTGTCCTACACTCAGCGGCTAGAAGGACGAATTAAGGAACTGGAAGACCAGGTAGCCAACCTTACGAAGTCGCCTCCGTCACTTGCTGGCTCGTCTCATTCAAGCCCCCCCGTCTCAGGCGTCCAGGATGTTTCATCGCAAACCAGTCGGCATGCTTCTGATGAGCAGGGTATCAGCCGAAGCTTCAGAAGCTTGAAAATTGATGACAAGGGAAGCATCACATATCACGGTGCTACAAGTTTCTTTAATCTTCCAAGTGATCGGACTGGCCCTGGCCCATCTGATATGCCATTCTTGAACCCCTCGTCTTCGGATACCGACCTTCAGAGACGAGAACGCTTAATTCACAACGCATGGCACCAGCGCGCTATGGAGAACTTGAACGAAGTCCCT GAACCATTTCAATACCTCCTAAATGTTCATTGGTGCTGGATCCAACCACTCTTTAATTTTATCTACCGCCCTGTATTTACAC GTGACATGCAATCCATGGGGCCGTATTACTCACACACGCTTCTTAATGCTGTAATTTCACATTCAATTCGATGGGGTCGGAGCGACCCATCAACCAAACGACTACTTGACGACTCCTaccacggcggcctcgtctttGGTAAACATGCCAGAAGCATGCTTTTTGAAGAATTGAACAATGGAGTTTGCACAATTCCTACGATACAAACACTCCTCCTTCTTAGTGCGCAGGAGTGCAGCCAGGGCAATTCCACACAGGCTTGGACATATAGCGGAATTGCCTTCCGGTTGTTGGACCATCTTGGCATCTGTGTGGATAGCCAGCGATTTCCGGGCCCCGTCCCCTTAGGTGATGAGGAGCTCGAGATTCGTCGACGCATCTATTGGGGCTGCTATTTCTGGGACAAGCTTATATGTCTGTATCTGGGACGGTCGCCTTCCTTGCAACATACAAATATTTCACCATCCCATATCATGT TTGATGATTCGGCCGAAAATGACCTGTGGGTTCCCTTTGGTATTCCACAGACCGACCCCACGTGGAAATACCCACCTACGACGGCTCACTCAGCCTCATGTTTCATGAGCATGTGTCGACTGGCAGTCATTTTCAATGAAATTCTGATCCATATGTATGACCCGCTGTCGCAAAATACTGACGCTGAAATCCAAGAGTGTCTCAACTCACAGGAACCCCTGTTGCATCAGTGGTGGGATCAACTGCCAGTGCACCTCAAGATCAACCCTATTTCATTGCCCAATCTGGCTCCGCCATCCCACATTGTGACGTTAAA TTGTCTTTATCATGCATTTAAAATCTTGCTATTTCGGCCAATGATCACCGGAAGAGGCCAACGCGAATGTGAGGGCCCGTCTCCAGTTCAGCGATATCTAGTGGAAAGTGTGACATCGGCAacatccatcatggcaatATTCGATCTCTTTTGCAGGACTTTCACCATCAACTACTGCGTTTTATCACTCGCCTACTGTGTCTATATCGCCTCATCTATCTTTCTACTGCAGGTTCAAGCTGCTCCAGACGACCAGCAAGCAATGCGAAAGCTCACTTACTGCATCCAATGCTTGCAGCAAGTGAGGCAAATTAGCCCAG TCATAGCCTCCGCGCTGAACAATATCAATAAAGAGCTCACCGCTGTGGGCATTACAGTAGGATCCTCTATGCAGCAAAGCCCGCAGGCACAGCCGTCCTTGTCCACAGGATCCAGCGCTCCTCTGCCTAGTGGCACATACCAAACATCTGCAGATATAGGCAGACAAATCCCTATTCCATCCCATCCAGTGTACCAGCCATCGTTCAGCCATAACTTTGGTCCGGATGCAATGTCCATGGAACCTGGTGTCTTCGAAGCGATGTCAACTCTAGAGCCACTTAGCATTCGGGTTGGCACCATTCCCGAGTCGGAAAATCCACCTTCTTTTGGATGA
- the FBXL14 gene encoding F-box/LRR-repeat protein 14, whose protein sequence is MRRGRSPSSGSPYRALAHHQQANSPSTSTNPSSVIRSFDVDSNPARPVRPSPLTASTIRDMPLDLVERIRSFPLFVSAPGEFLVAIGNHLKPQINGPNDHIITEGDDAKAMYWLVRGVVAVTSRDGEAVYAELKPGAFFGEIGVLMDMPRTATIVARTKCLLLVLKKEDLQLIMPKFPDMEKAIREEGQERLNLLKKQRQERGASLKTPKADFAPRTTVPGEVSTGESGAIKDGTVINSKKRKSPSPGIIEDPAAGSAIASGYVNIRKTLKELPLFSTLPPDILHFLGLSVQPKTYHPFTDIICEGTPGNEIYFIVQGEAEVFHEQRKEQDASEEATISIQHRPRLKAGQYFGEVASLGLSPGRTATVRSITTVECLMVPGEVLEELWRRCPPGIKYQVEKTAKLRLKTQDEDVDMTGHDGKIKALTTSSPSTPSTPTRGILPNLTFSTPSSQGSPSKDDSEIIELKDPDPFLSVNMENLRNRRRHSLAPPTPQAESLAAGRQNGYRPSIIDLTPIKFSSSETSSESGVPAKRARTATSRSLSPPAIPPLSDEILVRIFKHLDIRELIRLRIVSSHWRQLLATSPEVCNDVDLSHYNRHVTDHSIIHILAPFIGNRALSMDLNNCFHVTDEGFTILWRQCGKNIKRWRMRSVWDVSAHQILEMSENAKLLEEVDWSNCRKVGDNLLGRVVGWVVPESPTVKKNVVVSTPTQKRQQQEAKAKPPTANNPPPGTVIGCPKLNRLDLSYCKHITDRSMAHLAAHASDRLRSLTLTRCTSITDVGFQSWAQYRFEKLTSLCLADCTYLSDNAIVALVNAAKNLTHLDLSFCCALSDTSTEVVALGLPLLRELRMAFCGSAVSDASLESIALHLNELEGLSVRGCVRVTGKGLENILRGCTRLKWTDVSQCRNLEHWLRAGSIAKWGFDDRTTKPVVPTGLWAAAAHEGIGEIPPPKTMSVAMLTTPSFLPRSGLGFLGRRARQPVRFIIEKGVQGLR, encoded by the coding sequence ATGCGACGAGGTCGCTCGCCGAGTTCGGGGTCACCTTATCGGGCGCTagcccatcaccaacagGCCAATTCGCCTTCGACATCCACCAACCCAAGCTCTGTAATCCGATCTTTCGATGTCGACAGTAACCCGGCTCGCCCGGTGCGGCCTTCGCCTTTGACGGCCTCCACCATACGCGATATGCCCTTGGACCTTGTTGAACGAATACGTTCGTTTCCCTTGTTCGTTTCTGCGCCTGGGGAGTTCCTTGTTGCTATTGGTAATCACCTCAAACCTCAGATTAATGGGCCCAACGACCATATAATTACAGAAGGTGATGACGCAAAGGCCATGTACTGGTTGGTGCGCGGCGTGGTAGCTGTCACGTCCCGTGATGGAGAGGCTGTCTATGCTGAACTGAAGCCTGGCGCCTTCTTCGGTGAGATCGGCGTTCTCATGGACATGCCACGCACCGCAACCATCGTGGCACGCACAAAATGTCTCTTGCTCGTCTTGAAGAAGGAAGACCTGCAACTCATCATGCCTAAGTTTCCAGATATGGAGAAGGCGATTCGAGAAGAGGGCCAGGAGCGGCTCAACTTACTGAAGAAACAGCGACAGGAGCGCGGAGCCAGCCTGAAGACGCCCAAGGCCGACTTTGCTCCGCGTACGACTGTCCCTGGTGAAGTTTCAACTGGTGAGAGTGGGGCCATCAAAGACGGTACAGTGATCAActccaagaagcgcaagtcACCGAGCCCTGGCATCATCGAGGATCCTGCAGCTGGCAGCGCGATTGCCAGTGGCTATGTGAATATTCGAAAGACTCTGAAGGAGTTGCCTCTCTTTTCTACGTTACCACCCGATATCCTTCACTTCCTGGGTCTCAGTGTACAACCGAAGACGTACCATCCGTTTACCGACATAATCTGCGAAGGCACCCCCGGCAATGAAATCTACTTCATAGTGCAGGGAGAGGCCGAAGTATTCCACGAGCAACGAAAAGAACAGGATGCCTCCGAAGAGGCCACGATATCAATACAGCACAGGCCACGATTGAAAGCTGGGCAGTACTTTGGGGAAGTAGCAAGCCTAGGGCTGTCTCCTGGGCGGACGGCAACTGTACGGTCTATTACAACGGTGGAATGCCTCATGGTCCCCGGTGAGGTATTGGAGGAGttgtggcggcgctgcccgCCTGGCATCAAGTATCAAGTtgaaaagacggccaagctGCGACTAAAAACGCAGGACGAGGATGTCgacatgacgggccacgATGGTAAAATAAAGGCTCTCACTACGTCGAGtccttcaacaccaagcacTCCCACTAGAGGCATCTTGCCCAACCTTACCTTTTCCACGCCGTCGAGTCAAGGGTCACCAAGCAAAGATGACTCTGAGATTATAGAGCTTAAAGACCCAGATCCGTTCCTAAGTGTCAACATGGAGAACTTGCGGAACCGGAGGCGCCATTCGCTTGCACCGCCGACCCCTCAAGCAGAAAGCCTAGCAGCAGGTCGACAAAATGGCTATAGGCCGTCTATCATCGATCTTACTCCAATCAAATTTAGCTCTAGCGAGACATCTTCTGAGTCTGGGGTGCCGGCGAAACGAGCGAGAACAGCCACGAGTCGATCTCTCTCCCCACCAGCCATACCTCCTCTTTCAGACGAGATTCTGGTGCGGATATTCAAGCACTTGGATATTCGCGAGCTGATTCGCCTCCGAATTGTGAGCAGCCATTGGAGACAACTTCTGGCCACGTCCCCCGAAGTGTGTAATGATGTGGACCTATCACATTACAATCGCCATGTCACTGACCATTCCATCATCCATATTTTGGCTCCTTTTATTGGAAATAGAGCCCTTTCTATGGATCTGAATAATTGTTTTCATGTCACGGATGAGGGATTTACAATCCTATGGCGACAATGCGGCAAGAATATCAAGAGGTGGCGAATGAGATCAGTGTGGGATGTTTCAGCCCATCAAATTCTGGAAATGAGTGAAAATGCCAAACTGCTGGAAGAGGTGGATTGGAGTAACTGTCGAAAGGTCGGAGACAACCTACTAGGCCGTGTGGTCGGATGGGTAGTCCCAGAGTCTCCTACGGTGAAGAAGAACGTTGTCGTTTCAACCCCAACACAAAAAAggcaacaacaagaagcGAAAGCAAAGCCACCAACTGCCAATAACCCCCCTCCAGGAACCGTCATCGGATGCCCCAAGCTCAACAGACTGGATCTTTCGTATTGCAAACATATCACAGACCGGTCAATGGCGCATTTGGCTGCGCATGCCTCTGATCGCTTACGCTCATTGACTCTTACTCGTTGCACATCCATCACAGACGTTGGTTTCCAGTCTTGGGCACAGTACAGATTCGAAAAGCTTACCAGTTTGTGCCTGGCCGATTGCACATACTTATCGGATAATGCAATTGTGGCTCTTGTCAACGCGGCGAAGAATTTGACGCACTTGGATTTGTCGTTCTGCTGTGCGTTGTCAGACACTTCGACTGAGGTTGTTGCTCTGGGGCTTCCATTGCTTCGTGAATTGAGGATGGCGTTCTGCGGTAGTGCTGTGAGTGATGCGAGCTTGGAAAGTATCGCTTTACATCTCAATGAGCTGGAGGGTTTAAGTGTTCGCGGGTGTGTGCGGGTCACTGGCAAGGGCTTGGAGAACATTTTACGAGGCTGCACGCGTCTCAAGTGGACTGACGTGAGCCAGTGCCGCAATCTTGAGCATTGGCTCCGAGCCGGGAGTATCGCCAAATGGGGTTTCGACGATAGAACCACAAAACCGGTGGTACCCACGGGACTCTGGGCTGCAGCAGCTCACGAAGGCATCGGAGAAATACCACCTCCAAAGACGATGAGCGTAGCCATGCTGACCACTCCGAGCTTCCTGCCTCGATCTGGGTTGGGCTTTTTGGGCCGACGAGCAAGGCAGCCAGTGCGATTTATCATTGAAAAAGGCGTTCAGGGACTTAGGTAG
- the ILV1 gene encoding Threonine dehydratase, with protein sequence MPSLLGHAEPNGVFQETNGHRRPETPAGRMALTDYSINPSPSSEEKRAKLRQAVPDDLLLPNGYPDYLRMIACATSRVYEACKVTPLSPAVNLSNRLECNVLLKREDTQPVFSFKLRGAYNKMAHLDPALSWKGVVCCSAGNHAQGVAYSARKLKIPATIIMPEGTPSIKHMNVARLGGHVVLHGADFDAAKEECARREKQDGLINIPPFDDPYVIAGQGTIGNELFGQVNMSKVEAIFCCAGGGGLIAGIGFYVKRMAPHVKIIAVEAYDANALAQSLRKGERVVLNEVGLFADGAAVKTLGEETFRICQDVVDEVVEVTTDEICAAIKDMYDDTRSGLEPAGALSIAGLKKYVSQHPSQDPNRTLVAVTSGANMNFDRLRFVAERAAVGEGKEVLLAITIPERPGAFAKLVDTIMPYAVTEFNYRFADQNVANVMIGLSLTAPPAKRNEELSMLIERIRAEDMVVTDLSGDELAKSHLRYLVGGRSGVANERLYMFSFPERPGALERFLKALRPRFTISLFHYRNYGGDIAKVLAGISCPEEDSGELAQFLKDVDYPFEECTNSEVFKTFLRS encoded by the exons ATGCCTTCTCTCCTTGGGCATGCCGAGCCAAACGGCGTTTTTCAAGAGACCAATGGCCATCGCAGGCCCGAAACGCCCGCTGGCCGCATGGCCTTGACCGACTACAGCATCAACccctcgccgtcatcggAGGAGAAAAGAGCCAAGTTGCGACAAGCTGTTCCCGACGACCTGTTGCTTCCCAACGGCTATCCCGAT TACCTTCGCATGATTGCATGCGCTACCTCCAGAGTCTACGAAGCTTGCAAAGTAACACCACTTAGCCCGGCAGTTAACCTCAGCAACCGGCTCGAATGCAATGTTCTCCTTAAGCGAGAGGATACACAGCCCGTGTTTAGCTTCAAGCTGCGCGGCGCGTACAACAAGATGGCGCATTTGGACCCTGCGCTGAGCTGGAAGGGTGTTGTGTGCTGTTCCGCCGGTAACCACGCTCAAGGCGTTGCCTATTCGGCGAGAAAGCTTAAAATCCCTGCTACCATTATCATGCCCGAAGGGACACCCAGCATTAAACACATGAATGTGGCGAGATTGGGCGGCCATGTGGTGCTGCACGGCGCTGACTTTGATGCTGCCAAGGAGGAGTGCGCCCGACGGGAAAAACAAGACGGGCTTATCAACATCCCCCCCTTTGACGACCCTTACGTCATTGCTGGCCAGGGAACTATTGGAAACGAGCTGTTTGGACAAGTAAACATGTCCAAGGTTGAGGCCATCTTTTgctgcgccggcggcggcggtctcattgccggcattggcTTCTACGTGAAGCGCATGGCGCCCCACGTTAAAATCATTGCTGTCGAGGCATATGATGCAAATGCCTTGGCCCAATCATTGAGAAAAGGCGAGAGAGTTGTGCTCAACGAGGTTGGATTGTTTGCTGATGGCGCCGCTGTCAAGACGCTCGGCGAGGAGACATTTCGTATCTGTCAGGATGTCGTCGACGAAGTCGTCGAGGTGACGACGGATGAGATTTGTGCTGCCATCAAAGACATGTATGATGATACGCGATCCGGCCTGGAACCTGCGGGGGCACTGTCTATTGCCGGCCTGAAGAAGTACGTCTCCCAGCACCCCTCGCAAGACCCGAACCGCACCCTCGTGGCCGTGACGTCTGGGGCGAACATGAACTTTGACCGTCTTCGATTTGTTGCCGAGCGTGCTGCTGTCGGTGAAGGCAAGGAAGTTCTGTTGGCCATCACCATTCCAGAGAGACCGGGGGCGTTTGCCAAACTCGTCGATACCATCATGCCTTATGCCGTCACCGAATTCAACTATCGATTCGCCGACCAGAACGTTGCCAATGTCATGATTGgcttgtccttgacggcaCCACCGGCAAAGAGAAACGAGGAACTCTCCATGCTTATCGAACGCATCCGAGCCGAAGATATGGTGGTGACGGACCTCTCTGGTGACGAACTGGCCAAAAGCCATCTCAGGTACCTCGTAGGCGGTCGTTCTGGCGTCGCCAACGAGCGGCTGTACATGTTCAGCTTTCCTGAGCGACCTGGAGCATTGGAGCGGTTCCTCAAAGCCCTTCGGCCTAGATTTACCATTAGCCTTTTCCACTATCGAAACTATGGTGGTGACATTGCCAAGGTGCTGGCGGGTATCTCATGTCCCGAAGAAGACAGCGGTGAACTGGCGCAGTTCCTCAAAGATGTCGACTATCCGTTTGAGGAGTGCACGAACTCCGAGGTATTCAAGACGTTCCTGAGATCATGA
- the qa-y_2 gene encoding Quinate permease, which translates to MRWLSPNLFYAFTVVVIAFGSIPKGYDEGGFASASGLRSFLTDFGLTRGRWTGDPSQLATRRAVVSSLGVLGAAIGAGMAIYVTDVIGRLRTWQLFTLLWMTGFFTVTFASGNVGVLLFARIWGGIGAGGLTVVAPLYLSEIAKAKNRGMIVSVYMVVLLTTLMLGFFISYAARRTMASNREQYRVVLAVPQIPVGIALFCSLFLHDTPRWLASKNRHDEALIVLARLRNKSMEDPEIQSEYREMQQEVVSKNLILADTSTWTIIKEVATVPSYRNRFLLGLAMQTFAQWSGGNGITYYIPEIFRLAGITTNRALINAGGYGATKLVFTMVFTWGLIDYFGRRRCFMTGLAMQCATHIYMAIYMAIWRRSDNQSASTAAIASVFVYAIGWSIGLCTVQYLYGTEILPTRVRGVCYSVNMMVHWLFQFAVVRTTPPMFRNLDVWGAYVFWALVCFIGLIVLGIWAPETKGVPLERMGELFEGPWYKTWKAKVNMNGDGESLHLQTSRDSVVHQHENRNKAPVD; encoded by the exons atgcGTTGGCTGTCGCCCAACCTTTTTTACGCATTTACCGTTGTTGTCATTGCATTTGGGTCGATTCCAAAAG GCTATGATGAAGGCGGCTTCGCTTCAGCGTCGGGGCTCAGGTCCTTTTTGACGGACTTCGGCCTTACAAGAGGACGGTGGACTGGCGATCCATCTCAGTTAGCTACTCGGCGAGCTGTTGTCTCATCCTTGGGAGTTCTTGGTGCAGCCATCGGAGCCGGTATGGCCATATACGTCACCGATGTGATTGGTCGACTTCGCACCTGGCAGCTCTTCACGCTTCTGTGGATGACGGGTTTCTTTACTGTCACCTTTGCTTCGGGAAACGTTGGCGTGCTCCTGTTTGCGAGGATCTGGGGGGGTattggcgccggcggcctgaCCGTCGTCGCACCGTTGTACTTGTCAGAGATTGCAAAGGCAAAAAACAGAGGCATGATTGTGTCAGTATACATGGTTGTTTTATTAACAACATTGATGCTGG GGTTCTTCATTAGTTACGCCGCCCGCAGGACGATGGCATCAAATCGAGAGCAGTACCGAGTTGTTCTTGCTGTGCCCCAGATTCCCGTTGGGATTGCACTTTTCtgctcactctttttgcaTGATACACCCCGCTGGCTTGCCTCCAAGAACCGGCATGACGAGGCCCTCATTGTCCTGGCCAGGTTGCGCAACAAGTCGATGGAAGATCCTGAGATACAGAGTGAATACCGCGAAATGCAGCAAGAAGTGGTGAGCAAGAATCTCATTCTTGCCGACACGTCGACTTGGACCATCATCAAGGAGGTCGCTACAGTACCCTCTTATCGCAATCGATTCCTGCTCGGCCTCGCGATGCAAACGTTTGCGCAATGGAGCGgtggcaatggcatcacTTACTACATTCCCGAAATTTTCCGTCTGGCCGGTATCACAACCAATCGCGCGCTGATCAACGCAGGTGGATATGGCGCTACGAAACTCGTCTTTACCATGGTGTTCACATGGGGATTGATAGATTACTTCGGCCGCCGACGTTGCTTCATGACTGGCTTAGCCATGCAATGCGCAACACACATCTACATGGCCATATACATGGCAATCTGGCGCCGTAGCGATAACCAATCTGCCTCCACCGCAGCCATCGCGTCTGTGTTTGTCTATGCCATCGGCTGGTCTATTGGCCTCTGTACAGTTCAGTACCTCTACGGGACAGAAATCCTACCGACGCGTGTCCGGGGAGTGTGCTATTCGGTGAATATGATGGTTCACTGGCTATTTCAATTCGCTGTTGTGCGAACCACGCCCCCAATGTTTAGAAACCTCGACGTCTGGGGAGCTTATGTATTTTGGGCACTCGTTTGTTTCATTGGCTTGATCGTGCTCGGCATATGGGCACCTGAGACAAAGGGAGTGCCATTGGAGAGGATGGGCGAATTATTTGAAGGCCCGTGGTACAAGACGTGGAAGGCCAAGGTCAATATGAACGGTGACGGGGAGTCGTTGCACTTGCAAACCAGTCGGGACTCGGTAGTTCACCAGCATGAGAACCGGAATAAGGCACCAGTGGATTGA
- the MAL11_1 gene encoding General alpha-glucoside permease, with protein sequence MGTKDKSDTLEAHVLGVEELSFKHETVRTYHLLEHELTIKDAFNRHPALIWWSFYWLVAGVGWGFDAQVNGGMLSVESFRRDFGYIYDREAALPADWQTAFNTVSSVGQFFGGFLCAWLADRIGRKRALFVGVAIVTAGILGEIFSTARAAFAVSKLILGFDLGFYLTLAPLATSECAPVVFRGGISTAGFRRMDIPLGIPSSLCYATLYLRFSLGLLPFAPETPWCLARVGKREEAKRSLCKLYGSGVDIDAKWVALEATIVEEEAAKYQQGSIIQCFRGTDRIRTAISTGVFACQHFVGIIFVTGYSTYFFQLAGLPPSKSFDLGVGVTACGLLGNIFSWFIVNSLGCRKIFTSGMVLMTTILFFIGILDVIHTSAAKWVQAALTAIYAFVYFTSLGAMAFTIVGEASSTSLRAPTMALATGTQAIMGIIFNFTIYYMINPDEGHLRGKVGFIFGGLATIATAWSFFYIPELKGRTF encoded by the exons ATGggcaccaaggacaagtctGATACACTCGAGGCCCATGTTTTGGGTGTTGAAGAACTCAGCTTCAAACACGAGACCGTTCGCACCTATCATCTGCTAGAGCACGAGCTCACCATCAAGGACGCCTTCAATCGTCACCCAGCCCTCATATGGTGGTCATTCTACTGGCTAGTGGCTGGTGTAGGCTG GGGCTTTGATGCGCAAGTCAACGGTGGGATGCTTTCGGTCGAGTCGTTTCGACGGGACTTTGGATACATCTACGATAGGGAAGCCGCTTTACCTGCGGATTGGCAAACTGCGTTTAATACCGTCTCGTCTGTTGGACAATTCTTCGGCGGTTTCCTATGTGCGTGGTTGGCCGACAGGATTGGCCGAAAGCGGGCTTTGTTCGTGGGTGTTGCTATTGTGACTGCCGGGATTTTAGGGGAAATTTTTTCGACTGCTAGAGCAGCTTTTGCTGTCTCTAAGCTTATACTTGGTTTTGATTTGGGGTTCTACTTGACCCTAGCCCCTTTGGCTACCTCCGAGTGTGCGCCAGTTGTCTTCCGAGGAGGCATCTCGACTGCTG GCTTTCGGAGAATGGACATCCCGCTGGGCATACCAAGCTCCCTTTGCTACGCAACTCTTTATCTGCGCTTTTCTCTTggtcttcttccttttgctCCGGAGACGCCATGGTGTCTCGCTCGAGTAGGCAagcgagaagaagccaagcgATCTCTCTGCAAGCTTTACGGTTCAGGTGTAGATATTGACGCGAAATGGGTTGCTCTCGAGGCTACTATTGTGGAGGAGGAAGCTGCGAAATACCAGCAAGGGTCCATTATTCAATGTTTCCGAGGAACCGACCGTATCCGAACCGCAATCAGCACGGGCGTTTTTGCTTGCCAGCACTTTGTTGGTATTATTTTTGTTACGGGATATTCCACCTACTTCTTTCAGTTGGCTGGCCTGCCCCCTAGCAAGAGTTTTGATCTAGGAGTTGGTGTTACTGCTTGTGGTCTTTTGGGTAACATCTTCAGTTGGTTCATTGTTAACTCCCTTGGCTGCCGCAAAATATTTACCAGCGGCATGGTGCTCATGACCaccattcttttttttattggtATTCTAGACGTCATCCATACCAGTGCGGCTAAGTGGGTTCAGGCGGCTCTGACTGCCATCTATGCCTTCGTCTACTTTACTTCGCTTGGAGCCATGGCCTTTACCATCGTCGGCGAAGCCAGCAGCACCTCCCTCCGCGCCCCAACCATGGCGTTGGCAACCGGTACCCAGGCCATCATGGGCATTATATTCAACTTTACTATTTATTACATGATTAATCCAGATGAGGGTCATCTTAGGGGCAAAGTCGGTTTTATATTTGGAGGGCTGGCAACCATTGCCACGGCATGGAGTTTCTTCTACATCCCAGAACTCAAAGGCCGTACATTTTGA